AGGTCGACTTGGCCGCCGCTTCCGGCCCCCCATACACGAGCCCCAAGGGCGCGCAGCCGTTCAGCCGTCGTGTTTTGCGCCGCGGTCTCGGTGGTCCAGAAAATGGTTTCTTCCGGTCGCTCACGCAACAGATAAAAATTTGAGACAGAATCAGGCAACTTGGAGCCCACTACGATGGCCAAGGGTTGGGTTTGCGGGTTCGCCGACTGGTCCGTCAGCTGGTCCGGCGGCCGGTCGGCTTCGGAGAGTCGGCAGGTCAGCCGGGGATCATCCGCTCGAAAAGTGCCCGCTCCGACCATCACGGCCCCGACCCGGCTCCGCAGGGTGTGGACCATTTGTCGGGACCGGGCGTTGCTGATCCACTGGGAGTCGCCGGAACGGGTGGCGATCCGACCGTCCAGGGTGCAAGCCAACTTGAGATACAGATAGGGCAGCGGAGAGTCGATCCAGGTCCGGAAGTCCGCGATCAGATCCCGGCAGGCCTGTTCGGCCACGCCGACGACCACCTGGACGCCGTTGTTCCGCAAATGGTCGATGCCGCCCCCGATCACCCTTGGATTCGGGTCAGCCGTGCCCACCACGACCCGCCTGATGCCGGCTTGGACAACGGCCTGGGTACATGGAGGAGTGCGCCCGGTATGATTGCAGGGCTCCAAAGTCACCCACAGGATGCACTCTTTCGGATCGATCCCTTGGTGTGCGGCGTCTTGCAAGACCTCCACCTCGGCATGGGGCAGGCCCGGCCCGCGGTGATGCCCCCGGGCCACGATCCGCCCGTCTTGGGTCAGCACCGCGCCGACGCACGGATTAGGCGCGGTTTGGCCTTTGCCCTGCTCGGCCAGGGCCACGGCCTGGAGCATGATCTTCCCGGCGTCGTCAGGAAGAGCAAAGCTGTTCAAAGCGCACTCCTGCCTCGCGCAGCATGTTCACGGCCAGATCGTCGGGGTACCCCTGTTCGAAGAAGATCGCCTCGACCCCGCAGTTTATCAACATTTTGGTACAGATCAGACACGGCTGAGTGGTGCAGTAGATCTGCGCCCCCTCCAGCCGGACCCCGTGGGTGGCGGCCTGGATGATCACGTTCTGCTCGGCGTGCAGGCCCCGGCACAGCTCATGCCGCTGGCCCGATGGGATTCCCATCTGCTCCCGCAGGCAGCCGATATCCAGGCAGTGCTCCAGCCCGGCCGGAGCACCGTTGTAGCCCGTGGCCAGGATCCGTTTGCCCTGTACGGCCAAAGCCCCGACCCTGCGCCGCAAACAGGTGGACCGTTCGGCCACCAGTTTGGCGATGCCCATGAAGTATTCCGGCCATGGCAGTCGCATCAGCTTCGGATATCCTGGGATTTCGTCAACAAGAAGGGCCCAGATGCGAAGCCGGAGCCGTGAATGTACCTTGCCACGGTGAGACTTACCCCGCGAACAACGGAAACTGGGACGCGAAGGTTTGCACCTCGGCCTCGATCCGCTGCAGTTCGGTATCGTTGTCCCGCTGATCCAGGGCCTCCACGATCCACTCCACGACACGGACCATGTGCTCTTCGGTCATGCCTCGTGTGGTCAGGGCCGGGGTGCCCAGGCGAATTCCGGAGGTCACGAACGGAGAGCGGGTCTCAAAGGGAACCGTGTTCTTGTTCACCGTGATCCCGGCCTTGTCCAGAGCGATCTCGGCATCCTTGCCCGTAATGTCCGTGTTGGTCAGGTCCACGAGCATCAGATGGTTGTCCGTCCCTCCGGAAACCAGGGCGAAGCCGGCGTCGGTCAGAGCCTTGGCCATGGCCTGGGCGTTTTTGACCACCTGTTGCTGATACGTGGCGAACTCTGGACGCAGGGCTTCGCCAAAGGCCACGGCCTTGGAGGCGATCACGTGCATCAGCGGACCGCCCTGGATGCCGGGGAAAATCTGGGAGTTCAGAAGCTTGCCGAACTCGTCCGAGGACAAAATCATCCCGCCGCGTGGCCCGCGCAAGGTCTTGTGGGTGGTGGTGGTGATGAAATGCGCGCTGCCCACGGGCGAAGGGTGCAGGTCAGCGGCGATCAGTCCGGCGATATGCGCCATGTCCACCATCAGCTTGGCTCCGACCTCGTCGGCGATTTCCCGAAACTTCGGGAAATCGATCACCCGGGAATAAGCGCTGGCCCCGGCCACGATAATCTTGGGCCGGTGCTCCCGAGCCATGCTCCGGACCTGGTCGTAATCAATAGTCCCGGTTTCCTTGCCCACGCCGTAGAAAACCACCTTGTACAACTTGCCGGAAAAATTCACCGGGCTGCCGTGGGTCAGGTGCCCGCCATGGGACAGGTCCATGCCCAGAATCACGTCTCCGGGCTGCAACGCCCCAAAGTAGACCGCCATGTTGGCCTGAGATCCGGAATGGGGCTGAACATTAGCGTATTCAGCCTTGAACAATTGCTTGGCCCGCTCCAGGGCCAAGGTCTCGGCCATGTCTACGTATTCGCAGCCGCCATAATAGCGCTTGCCCGGATAGCCTTCGGCGTACTTGTGGGTCAGCACGCTGCCCATGGTCATACGCACGGCCGGCGAGGTGAAATTTTCCGAGGCGATCAGTTCCAGCTTGTGCAGTTGCCGCAGTTCTTCCAGGCGCACGGCTTCGGCGATTTCCGGATCGTGGCGGCGAAGTTCGTCAAGGTTCATGGGAGTTCTCCGAGGATTGAATTGACGATGGCGTCCTCCAGACTTCACGAAAAGCCGGGAGGATGCGCGAACGAAGAGGCCGGACGGCGGCGGGCGGGAATACGAGTCGAATCCGCCCAACCCGCCGCTTCGACTACATGAGTGTTGCAATAAACATTTGTCGGCAGTCCGTTCAAAAGCCCCAAGTGCAAGGAGCAANNGTTTGAACTTTTTGCAGCGACGCGGCAATTGGGAGTTTTTCAACGGACTGCTAACCGTCCCAGCGCTTGTACAGAATAGTGGCGTTGGTCCCGCCGAAGCCGAAGGAATTGCAGAGTACGTACCGAATGTCGGCCTTTCTGGAACCGTCGGTAACGTAGTCCAGATCGCATTCGGGATCCGGCTCGACCATGTTGATGGTCCCGGGAATCATGCCGTGATGCAGGCTCAGGACCGAAAAAACGCTCTCCACCCCGCCGGCCGCGCCGAGGAGGTGTCCGATCATGGATTTGTTGCCGGTGATGGCTATGGAGGCGGCATGCTTGCCGAAAACTTTCTTGATGGCCCGGGTCTCCGTGATGTCGTTGAGCTTGGTGGAGGTGCCGTGGGCGTTGATGTGGTCCACTTCTTCCGGAGCGATACCGGCTTCGTCCAGGGCGGCCCGCATGGCCAGGGACATGCCCGCGCCGTCCTCGTCAGGGGCGGTGATATGAAAGGCGTCGCCCGAAGCGCCGTAGCCCACCACCTCGGCCAGGATATTCGCCCCTCGGGCTTGGGCGTGTTCCAGGGTCTCCAGGAGCAGCAAGCCGCAGCCCTCGCCCATGACGAATCCGTCACGACTGTTCTCAAAAGGCCTCGAGGCCAGTTGCGGTTCGTCGTTGCGGGTGGACAGAGCCTTGAGGGCATTGAAACCGGCCATGGCCAAGGGCGTCAGACTGGCTTCGGTTCCCCCGCAGATCGCCGTATCCGCCCGGCCCAGCAACAGTTCGGAAAAGGCCGTGCCGATAGAATGCAGCCCCGAGGCGCAGGCTGAAGTGGTGACCAGATTGTTGCCTTTGGCTCCGGTAAAGATGGACACCTGACCGGCAGCCATGTTGGCGATCAGGGACGGTATGAAAAACGGAGAAATTTTTCGCGGCCCGCTTTTAAGCATGGTGGTCTGGGAACGCTCCAGAGCGTCCAGCCCACCGATGCCGCATCCGATGATCGCGGCGGTGCGATGCGCTCGCTCAGCGGGGATCGTCCAATCGGCGTCCTCCAGGAGCATCTTGGCGGCGGCCACGGCAAACTGCGCGAACAGTTCCATCCGTCGGGTCTGTTTGGCCGGCATGAATTTCTCCGGATCAAATCCCTTGACCTCTCCAGCTATCTTGGATGCGTGATCCTTGGCGTCGAAGCGGGTCAACGGGGCGATGCCCGACTCCCCCTTGATCAACCGTTCCCAACTGGTCCGTGCGTCCACGCCTAAAGGCGTGACCGCCGAAATACCGGTAACGACTACTCTCTTTCTGGACATGCTTCCACCTTGACTTGTCCGGCTGACGGGAAAAAAACGAGCGCCCCGTGATCGTGCCGAAGCGGATCACAAGACGCCCGAAACACCTAGCAGGCTGCCTCGGAGAACCGGATCAGGCGACCTTGGACTGAATATAGGCCAACGCGTCCTTGACCTTGGTCATTTTCTGAGCGTCTTCATCATCGATTTCAACGCCGAACTCCTCTTCCATGGCCATGATCAATTCAGTCAGATCCAAGGAGTCGGCACCCAGGTCGTCGACAAAGGCCGCGTCCGGAGTGACTTGGTCGGCGGCAACACCGAGCTGATCGACGATAATTTTTTTGACCTTTTCTTCCATTGACATGATTGTTCTCCTCCCAGCTGAAAAAAGTAAGTGGTTTGTTTGCTTCTTCCGCAACGTACCGCGGAATACGGTCCATGACGAACGTCGTCCTCTACATGTACATGCCGCCCGTCACGCCGATCACCTGTCCGGTGATGTACCCGGCGCTCTCGGATGCCAAAAACGCGACGGTGTCGGCGATTTCCTCGACTTGGCCGAAGCGGCGCATGGGGATCCGTTCCATGTAGACGTTTTGTATCTCTTCGGACAGGCCCGAGGTCATGTCCGTGTCGATGAATCCGGGAGCAACGGCGTTGACCGTGATCCCTCGCGAGGCCAACTCCTGAGCCGCGGACTTGGTCAGTCCGATCAGCCCGGCCTTAGACGCCGCGTAGTTGGCCTGCCCGGCGTTGCCCATCTGACCGACCACCGAAGAGATGTTGATGATCCGCCCATAACGCTGACGAATCATAAGCTTGGCCGCCTCCTGGAGGCAGATGAAACTTCCTGTCAGGTTGACGCGCAGAACAGCTTCCCAGTCCGCCGGTTTCATCCGGATGATCAGGTTGTCCTTGGTCATCCCGGCGTTGTTCACCAGTACTTCCAGGCGAACCTTGTCCTTGACGTGGTCCTGAAAAAAAGCGGAAACCGCCTGGGCGTCCCCCACGTCCAACCGAAACGCCTCGGCCTTGCCGCCGTGGGATTCGATGGCCGCCTGGACGGCCTCGGCCAATTCCGGCTTGCTGACATAGGTCAGGTAGACCTGATAGCCGTCCTGGGCCAGCCGCAGTGCCGCGGCCCGGCCAATCCCCCTGGAGGCCCCGGTGACCAGGGCGGTCTTGATCAATTCGCTCATGTCGTCAGTCCCGTCGTCTTGATAATCGAATCAGTATTGCAACAACGCCGCGGCCCAGTTCAGTCCGCCGCCGAAGGCCGTCAACATAACTTTGCTTCCCGGGGGAATCAATGCCTTTTCCCGGGCTTCGGCCAGGGCGAGGGGAATGGAGGCCGCGGAGGTGTTGCCGTATTTTTCGATGTTCACGAACACCTTGTCCATGGGAAGGTCCAGTCGACCGGCCAGGGATTCGATGATCCGGATGTTGGCTTGGTGCGGAACGACCAGATCAATGTCCGAAGAGGTCAACCCGTTCTTTTCCAGTATCCGTTGACAGATGGCAGCCATGGAACGCACGGCGTGCTTGAAGATCTCCCGGCCTTGCATCTGAACAAAAAAATCCTCGGCCACGGCCTGGCCGAGCTTCATCGGGGTTGCCGATCCGCCACCGCGAACCACTAGCAAATCACTGAGCGACCCATCGCCGTCCAGAAGCACGTCCATCACCTCCGCACTGCCATGGGACGGCTTGCCCGTGACCACCACGGCCCCGGCTCCATCACCGAAAAGGACGCAGGTTCCGCGATCCTCCCAGTTCAGTCGGGAAGAAACCACTTCGCTGCCGACCACGAGGACCACGGCTTCGGGATGCAGAGCGACAAAGGCTCGCGCGGTTTCCAAGGCGAACAGAAAACCGGTGCAGGCCGCGGATACGTCCATGGCCATACCCCGGGGAATGCCCAGCTTTTCACGTAGAATGTACGCCGTGGAGGGAATGTAGGCGTCTGGAGAAAAGGTGGCCACCAGGACGTGGGTCACGTCAGTCGCGGCAACTTTGGCGTCCTCCAGCGCTCGTTTAGCGGCTTCGACGCCCAGCATGGAACAGGATTGTCCGGGCTCAGCAATGCGCCGCTCCCTGATTCCCGTCCGGCTGACGATCCATTCATCGTTGGTGTCCACCAACCGTTGCAGGTCGATGTTGGTCACCACCTGCTCAGGAACAAAGGCTCCGGTTCCGATAATATGTGCCGACATAGTCACGACCGCGCGCTGATACGTGAAAAAAGTGAAAGAAAAGAAGACACGAGGAGAGTGACAGCAGGCTGAAGCTTTTCGAAAGGATATACAGAGGGCATCAATTGACCACGCCGGGAGCTTCTTGCCCGAACTCACGTTCCGAGCCTTGACGCACAGGTAAACCCTTGGCCGACGGCTGTTCCGAGGCCTGATCGGCGACCCGACTCAAAAGGCCTTTCCCGTTGCTCGATGAGGCTGAACCAGCCCGGCTGAAATGGACCAGATCCCGATTCACGGCAAGCTCTTGCGACAAATGGTCGTTGGAACGATTCCGCACAAAGGTCGCGGCCATGTGTATCGCGCTGGCCAGGGCCTTGGCGTTGGAGGCGCCGTGACAGACGATACCTATACCCTTCAGACCCAGCAGAGGCGCACCACCGTACTCGGCGTAGTCGATGCGCCGGGAAAAACGCCGCAAGGCACCCTTGGCGAACAGGCACCCGCATTTGGACCAAAAACCGGCCAAGAGTTCCCGCTTCAGCAACCGGCCCAAAGAAACGGCCAAGCCTTCACTCAATTTTAGAACCACGTTGCCCACGAACCCGTCGCAGACCACCACGTCCACGTCTCCGGTGAACACGTCCCGGCCTTCGACGTTCCCCTTGAAGTTCAGGGAGGATTTGCGCAACAGATCAAAAGCCAGCTTGACCTGGGAATTGCCCTTGCCCTCTTCCTCGCCGATGCTCATCAACCCGACCCGGGGCTTGGGGACTCCCAGCACGGACCTGGCCAGAACATCGGCCATCAAGGCGAACTGCAAGAGGTTGTGCGGCTTGCAGTCCACGTTGGCGCCCACGTCGATGAGCACCATGGGCTTTTTTTCCGTAGGCAGGATTCCGGCCAGGGCTGGACGATCAATGCCGTCGATTCTGCCCAGAATGAACATGCCGCAAGCCAGGGTCGCCCCGGAATTGCCCGCGCTGACCACCCCGTCGGCCCGCCCTTCCTTGACCAGTCGGAAGGCCACCTGCACCGAGCTGTCCTTCTTCCGACGCAGGGCGTCCGAAGGCTTGTCCTGCATCTCAATGACCTGCTCGGCGTGCACCACTTCCACGTCGGCATCCGTCGCCTTCGCGGCGGCGAGTTCCGCGCGAATTTCCGGCTCGCGCCCCACCAGGATCACCCTGATGTCTTGCGTGGCCAACGCGTCCAGCGCGCCGCGGATCACGACCGAGGGACCGAAATCGCCCCCCATGGCATCCACGGCGATGCAGGGTTTATTTCCCGGCATCCGGCTCCTGGACGGCGATACGTTTCACACCCTTGTAAGTTCCGCAAGCGGAACAGATCCGGTGGGACCGCGTCAATTCGCCGCACTCGCAGTAAATGGGGTTAGGGATGGCGACGGCGTCGTGGGACCGACGCATGCCTCGCTTGGAACGAGAAGTTTTCTTCTTGGGAAGTGCCATGGATGGTATCCTTAAATGAATTAGGGGGTTATAGTTTATGAATTAGGGGTTTAGGAAAGTTTCATGGAGCGAAAGGCGGCCAAGCGTGGGTCGCTCCCGGAGGCGGCGCACCGACATTCGTCGAGGTTCTTGTTCGCCCCGCATCCGGCGCAGATCCCGCGACACAAAACCTTACACAACGGCTTCTCCGGCAGGGCCAACTGGAACTGTTCCCAAAGGAACCCGGCCACGTCCAGGTAGTGCAGGCCATCTTTGACCACCACCCACCATACATCGGCAGGCCCATCGCTTGAGGCATCGTCCTGGGAGTCGCCGCCGGGATAAGCCTCGAACTCGTGAAACTCGGCCGTCACGGGATAGGTGAATTCCTCAACGCATCGATCACAAGACAGAACCAGTGAACCGCGCAGCGTTCCCTCCACCGTGCAGCCGTCCGCGTGCGGGACGACGTGGATCACCGCTGAAAACGGTTCGGAAATCCGATACGGCAGATGAAACTCCGCGATGGGGTCGGCCCAAATACGCTGTTCATCAAAAGAAAACTCCCGGCCGTCGACCGGGAGATTTGTGGTCTCGACAAGCAGTTCAATCATCTCTCTCTCCCAAAAGGGACCTCGTATCTCTTCCCTGGTCCGTATGTCAAGAAATCTCTTGCCAAAGAAACCAAGTCCGGCTAATACGGTCGATTCCGTTTTTGCGAATGCGCGATGTCCGCGGCTTGCTCCACTCCGCCCCCAAGTAATCTGAGAAGATATTCCGGGGCGGCAGGCGGGACGCGGCAGCCCACGCTTCTTCTGATTCACCGTCCATCATGCGCTTCAGCTCCACCCCAAGGCACATGGAGACGAGCACATGTCAACCTTTTTGAGGAGTACGAACATGTCCCAAGTATGCGACATCTGCGGGAAACGCCCCCACACCGGAAACAGTGTCAGCCACGCCAACAACAAAACCAAAAGGCGTTTCATGCCCAACCTGCAGCAGGTCCGGGCGCAAATGCCTAGCGGCGAAACCCGGCGCCTGAAGGTTTGCACCCGCTGCATCCGCTCGGATGCCGTGGTTAAGCCCGTTGCGCGGCAAGCAGCCGAAGCCTAGTTTTATCGATGAATACCGTGCTGAAAAAGGGCGACCCGCAGGTCGCCCTTTTTTGTCGCGTGTCATTTTTTCAAGGCCACGTCTCCGGCCTGATTATGAAACAGCTCCCTCTCGCTCCGCCCTGGCCAGTCTCCGAAGCACGCGGTCCTTCCCCAGGACTTCCATAATTTCATAAATCCCCGGACTTTTCGTCTTTCCGGTCAACGCCACCCGCAAGGGCTGAGCCAGCACCTTGAACGCCACACCCCGGTCTTCAAGATATTTGTGGAACAGCGCCTCCAACTCCTGCTGCCCAAAGCTCGACGTCCCGGATAAAAGGTCACGCAATCGACCGAAATGCTCCCTGGCCTCGGGCGTCAAAAACTTGCTCACAGCGGCCTGATCCATGGGCAAGGCCTCGTCCTCCACCACGAAAAATTCCGCCATCTCCGCCATTTCGACCATAGTCCCGGCCCGAGGCCGCAGCAAAGGAACAATGGTTCGCAAATAGGCCTCGTCCCACCTGTCCGGCCCGTCCGGCCCGTCCAGTCCGCGCCGCGCCAGATGGTCGGCCAAAAGAGCCGCCACCCGGTCCTCAGGCTCGCTTTTAATGTAGTGGTTGTTCAGCCAGAGCAGTTTGCTCTGATCAAAAACACAGGCCGCGGAGCCCAGGTGATCCAGGCTGAACTTCTCCAGCAACTCTTCCAGGCTGAAAATTTCCTG
This genomic stretch from Desulfonatronum thiodismutans harbors:
- the ribD gene encoding bifunctional diaminohydroxyphosphoribosylaminopyrimidine deaminase/5-amino-6-(5-phosphoribosylamino)uracil reductase RibD, which encodes MNSFALPDDAGKIMLQAVALAEQGKGQTAPNPCVGAVLTQDGRIVARGHHRGPGLPHAEVEVLQDAAHQGIDPKECILWVTLEPCNHTGRTPPCTQAVVQAGIRRVVVGTADPNPRVIGGGIDHLRNNGVQVVVGVAEQACRDLIADFRTWIDSPLPYLYLKLACTLDGRIATRSGDSQWISNARSRQMVHTLRSRVGAVMVGAGTFRADDPRLTCRLSEADRPPDQLTDQSANPQTQPLAIVVGSKLPDSVSNFYLLRERPEETIFWTTETAAQNTTAERLRALGARVWGAGSGGQVDLKACLTRLRSELGVMDVLCEGGGRLAQHVITAGLVGEWWLFLATKTLGDARAVPLLSGAEVPSMADAWSWRTCRVRELDGDLMLVLRPESTPPHDNDASGGKDGCSPA
- a CDS encoding deoxycytidylate deaminase, with protein sequence MRLPWPEYFMGIAKLVAERSTCLRRRVGALAVQGKRILATGYNGAPAGLEHCLDIGCLREQMGIPSGQRHELCRGLHAEQNVIIQAATHGVRLEGAQIYCTTQPCLICTKMLINCGVEAIFFEQGYPDDLAVNMLREAGVRFEQLCSS
- the glyA gene encoding serine hydroxymethyltransferase, whose amino-acid sequence is MNLDELRRHDPEIAEAVRLEELRQLHKLELIASENFTSPAVRMTMGSVLTHKYAEGYPGKRYYGGCEYVDMAETLALERAKQLFKAEYANVQPHSGSQANMAVYFGALQPGDVILGMDLSHGGHLTHGSPVNFSGKLYKVVFYGVGKETGTIDYDQVRSMAREHRPKIIVAGASAYSRVIDFPKFREIADEVGAKLMVDMAHIAGLIAADLHPSPVGSAHFITTTTHKTLRGPRGGMILSSDEFGKLLNSQIFPGIQGGPLMHVIASKAVAFGEALRPEFATYQQQVVKNAQAMAKALTDAGFALVSGGTDNHLMLVDLTNTDITGKDAEIALDKAGITVNKNTVPFETRSPFVTSGIRLGTPALTTRGMTEEHMVRVVEWIVEALDQRDNDTELQRIEAEVQTFASQFPLFAG
- the fabF gene encoding beta-ketoacyl-ACP synthase II, encoding MSRKRVVVTGISAVTPLGVDARTSWERLIKGESGIAPLTRFDAKDHASKIAGEVKGFDPEKFMPAKQTRRMELFAQFAVAAAKMLLEDADWTIPAERAHRTAAIIGCGIGGLDALERSQTTMLKSGPRKISPFFIPSLIANMAAGQVSIFTGAKGNNLVTTSACASGLHSIGTAFSELLLGRADTAICGGTEASLTPLAMAGFNALKALSTRNDEPQLASRPFENSRDGFVMGEGCGLLLLETLEHAQARGANILAEVVGYGASGDAFHITAPDEDGAGMSLAMRAALDEAGIAPEEVDHINAHGTSTKLNDITETRAIKKVFGKHAASIAITGNKSMIGHLLGAAGGVESVFSVLSLHHGMIPGTINMVEPDPECDLDYVTDGSRKADIRYVLCNSFGFGGTNATILYKRWDG
- the acpP gene encoding acyl carrier protein, which gives rise to MSMEEKVKKIIVDQLGVAADQVTPDAAFVDDLGADSLDLTELIMAMEEEFGVEIDDEDAQKMTKVKDALAYIQSKVA
- the fabG gene encoding 3-oxoacyl-[acyl-carrier-protein] reductase translates to MSELIKTALVTGASRGIGRAAALRLAQDGYQVYLTYVSKPELAEAVQAAIESHGGKAEAFRLDVGDAQAVSAFFQDHVKDKVRLEVLVNNAGMTKDNLIIRMKPADWEAVLRVNLTGSFICLQEAAKLMIRQRYGRIINISSVVGQMGNAGQANYAASKAGLIGLTKSAAQELASRGITVNAVAPGFIDTDMTSGLSEEIQNVYMERIPMRRFGQVEEIADTVAFLASESAGYITGQVIGVTGGMYM
- a CDS encoding beta-ketoacyl-ACP synthase III gives rise to the protein MSAHIIGTGAFVPEQVVTNIDLQRLVDTNDEWIVSRTGIRERRIAEPGQSCSMLGVEAAKRALEDAKVAATDVTHVLVATFSPDAYIPSTAYILREKLGIPRGMAMDVSAACTGFLFALETARAFVALHPEAVVLVVGSEVVSSRLNWEDRGTCVLFGDGAGAVVVTGKPSHGSAEVMDVLLDGDGSLSDLLVVRGGGSATPMKLGQAVAEDFFVQMQGREIFKHAVRSMAAICQRILEKNGLTSSDIDLVVPHQANIRIIESLAGRLDLPMDKVFVNIEKYGNTSAASIPLALAEAREKALIPPGSKVMLTAFGGGLNWAAALLQY
- the plsX gene encoding phosphate acyltransferase PlsX → MPGNKPCIAVDAMGGDFGPSVVIRGALDALATQDIRVILVGREPEIRAELAAAKATDADVEVVHAEQVIEMQDKPSDALRRKKDSSVQVAFRLVKEGRADGVVSAGNSGATLACGMFILGRIDGIDRPALAGILPTEKKPMVLIDVGANVDCKPHNLLQFALMADVLARSVLGVPKPRVGLMSIGEEEGKGNSQVKLAFDLLRKSSLNFKGNVEGRDVFTGDVDVVVCDGFVGNVVLKLSEGLAVSLGRLLKRELLAGFWSKCGCLFAKGALRRFSRRIDYAEYGGAPLLGLKGIGIVCHGASNAKALASAIHMAATFVRNRSNDHLSQELAVNRDLVHFSRAGSASSSNGKGLLSRVADQASEQPSAKGLPVRQGSEREFGQEAPGVVN
- the rpmF gene encoding 50S ribosomal protein L32, which gives rise to MALPKKKTSRSKRGMRRSHDAVAIPNPIYCECGELTRSHRICSACGTYKGVKRIAVQEPDAGK
- a CDS encoding YceD family protein; this translates as MIELLVETTNLPVDGREFSFDEQRIWADPIAEFHLPYRISEPFSAVIHVVPHADGCTVEGTLRGSLVLSCDRCVEEFTYPVTAEFHEFEAYPGGDSQDDASSDGPADVWWVVVKDGLHYLDVAGFLWEQFQLALPEKPLCKVLCRGICAGCGANKNLDECRCAASGSDPRLAAFRSMKLS
- the rpmB gene encoding 50S ribosomal protein L28, giving the protein MSQVCDICGKRPHTGNSVSHANNKTKRRFMPNLQQVRAQMPSGETRRLKVCTRCIRSDAVVKPVARQAAEA